From the Jatrophihabitans endophyticus genome, one window contains:
- a CDS encoding glycine--tRNA ligase yields MPALDLASAVKRNDAVVNLSKRRGFVFPSSEIYGGTRSAWDYGPLGVELKENVRRQWWKAVVQGRDDVVGLDSAVILSTDVWRASGHLDVFTDPLIECLNCHKRHRADQLEEAYEGKHGRAPENGLADIPCPDCGTRGRWTEPRDFNMMLKTFLGPVESDENVHYLRPETAQGIFVNFLNVLNTSRRKPPFGIAQTGKSFRNEITPGNFIFRTREFEQMEMEFFVQPGTDDEWHEYWLEQRWDWYVGLGIDPANLRRFEHPQEKLSHYSKRTVDIEYAFGFGGSQFAELEGIANRTDFDLATHSKHSGTDLSYFDQAANERWTPYVIEPAAGLTRAVLAFLLDAYHEDEAPNAKGVMEKRTVLKLDRRLAPFKAAVLPLSRNTDLSPKARELAATLRRNWNVDFDDAQAIGRRYRRHDEIGTPFCVTVDFDTLDDDAVTVRERDSMTQERISLDRVEGYLAGQLLGC; encoded by the coding sequence ATGCCAGCCCTCGACCTCGCCAGCGCCGTCAAGAGAAACGACGCCGTCGTCAACCTGAGCAAGCGACGCGGCTTCGTCTTCCCCTCCAGCGAGATCTACGGCGGCACCCGCTCGGCGTGGGACTACGGCCCCCTCGGTGTCGAGCTCAAGGAGAACGTTCGCCGGCAGTGGTGGAAGGCGGTCGTCCAGGGTCGCGACGACGTCGTGGGTCTGGACTCGGCGGTCATCCTGTCGACCGACGTGTGGCGCGCGTCGGGCCACCTCGACGTGTTCACCGATCCGCTGATCGAGTGCCTGAACTGTCACAAGCGGCACCGCGCCGACCAGCTCGAGGAGGCCTACGAGGGCAAGCACGGCCGGGCGCCGGAGAACGGCCTGGCCGACATCCCATGCCCGGACTGCGGCACCCGCGGCCGGTGGACCGAGCCGCGCGACTTCAACATGATGCTGAAGACGTTCCTCGGACCCGTTGAGTCGGACGAGAACGTGCACTATCTGCGGCCGGAGACCGCGCAGGGCATCTTCGTGAACTTCCTCAACGTCCTCAACACCTCGCGACGCAAGCCGCCGTTCGGCATCGCGCAGACGGGCAAGAGCTTCCGCAACGAGATCACGCCGGGCAACTTCATCTTCCGCACCCGCGAGTTCGAGCAGATGGAGATGGAGTTCTTCGTCCAGCCCGGCACGGACGACGAGTGGCACGAGTACTGGCTGGAGCAGCGCTGGGACTGGTACGTGGGCCTCGGCATCGACCCCGCGAACCTGCGCCGCTTCGAGCACCCGCAGGAGAAGCTCAGCCACTACTCAAAGCGGACGGTCGACATCGAGTACGCGTTCGGGTTCGGCGGCTCGCAGTTCGCCGAGCTCGAGGGCATCGCGAACCGCACCGACTTCGACCTCGCGACGCACTCGAAGCACTCCGGCACCGATCTGAGCTACTTCGACCAGGCCGCCAACGAGCGATGGACGCCCTACGTCATCGAGCCCGCCGCCGGGCTGACTCGCGCCGTCCTCGCGTTCCTGCTCGACGCATACCACGAGGACGAGGCCCCCAACGCCAAGGGCGTCATGGAGAAGCGCACCGTGCTGAAGCTCGACCGCCGGCTGGCGCCGTTCAAGGCCGCCGTGCTGCCGCTCTCGCGCAACACCGACCTCTCGCCCAAGGCGCGCGAGCTCGCGGCCACGCTTCGGCGGAACTGGAACGTCGACTTCGACGATGCCCAGGCGATCGGGCGTCGCTACCGCCGCCACGACGAGATCGGAACGCCGTTCTGCGTCACCGTCGACTTCGACACCCTCGACGACGACGCGGTGACCGTGCGCGAGCGCGACTCGATGACCCAGGAGCGGATCTCGCTGGACCGGGTCGAGGGCTATCTGGCGGGGCAGCTGCTCGGGTGCTGA
- a CDS encoding isoprenyl transferase, with amino-acid sequence MSAAPRPPAGASWPDPPPHPSGARPPAIPAELVPRHVAIVMDGNGRWAHARGLSRTEGHRAGEASLMDVLHGAIELGVGTVSAYAFSTENWRRSPEEVRFLMGFNKDVIRRRRDELAALGIRIRWAGRRPRLWRSVISQLEDAEQYTRDNDRLTLQFCVNYGGRAELVDAVRALSREVQAGRLNPAKIDERTIERYLDEPGLPDVDLFIRSSGEQRTSNFLLWQSAYAELAFIDTPWPDFDRRHLWQACLDYAKRDRRFGAAGPVAPVVVAGPDDPTPGAAP; translated from the coding sequence ATGAGCGCCGCCCCCCGTCCGCCCGCCGGCGCGAGCTGGCCCGATCCGCCGCCCCACCCCTCGGGGGCGCGGCCGCCGGCGATCCCGGCCGAGCTGGTGCCGCGGCACGTCGCGATCGTCATGGACGGCAACGGGCGCTGGGCCCATGCCCGCGGGCTGTCGCGCACCGAGGGGCATCGGGCCGGCGAGGCCAGCCTGATGGACGTCCTGCACGGCGCCATCGAGCTCGGCGTCGGGACGGTCTCGGCCTACGCGTTCTCCACCGAGAACTGGCGTCGCTCGCCGGAGGAGGTCCGCTTCCTCATGGGGTTCAACAAGGACGTCATCCGGCGCCGCCGTGACGAGCTGGCCGCGCTGGGCATCCGCATCCGCTGGGCGGGGCGGCGGCCGCGGTTGTGGCGCAGCGTCATCAGCCAGCTCGAGGACGCCGAGCAGTACACCCGCGACAACGACCGGCTCACGCTGCAGTTCTGCGTGAACTACGGCGGCCGCGCCGAGCTCGTCGACGCCGTCCGCGCGCTCAGCCGCGAGGTCCAGGCGGGTCGGCTGAACCCGGCGAAGATCGACGAGCGGACGATCGAGCGCTACCTCGACGAGCCAGGCCTCCCCGACGTCGACCTGTTCATCCGCAGCTCCGGCGAGCAGCGGACCTCGAACTTCCTGCTCTGGCAGTCGGCGTACGCCGAGCTGGCGTTCATCGACACCCCGTGGCCGGACTTCGACCGGCGACACCTGTGGCAGGCGTGCCTGGACTACGCGAAGCGCGACCGGCGCTTCGGGGCGGCGGGCCCGGTCGCGCCGGTCGTCGTGGCCGGGCCGGACGATCCGACGCCGGGGGCGGCGCCGTGA
- the vapC gene encoding type II toxin-antitoxin system VapC family toxin — translation MLLIDSSAWIEYLRRDDTSASEAVRAAIRDQQAAVTDVVLLEVLGGTTSSARLERWQRLMAGCAYLEQRPREDVETAADLYRRCRSRGKTPRALNNCLLAAVAIRVNLPVLHRDRDFDVLARHTPLQVVAA, via the coding sequence ATGCTCCTGATCGATTCGTCAGCGTGGATCGAGTACTTGCGTCGGGACGACACCTCGGCCAGTGAGGCGGTGCGGGCTGCCATCCGAGATCAGCAGGCCGCAGTGACCGACGTGGTCCTGCTGGAAGTGCTCGGCGGCACTACGAGTTCGGCACGGCTCGAACGCTGGCAGCGGCTGATGGCGGGATGTGCCTATCTCGAGCAGCGCCCGCGCGAGGATGTCGAGACCGCGGCCGACTTGTATCGGCGTTGTCGTAGTCGTGGGAAGACGCCGAGGGCACTCAACAATTGCCTGCTTGCAGCGGTAGCGATACGGGTGAATCTGCCGGTGCTGCACCGCGACCGAGACTTCGACGTGTTGGCCCGGCACACACCTCTGCAGGTGGTGGCGGCATGA
- a CDS encoding antibiotic biosynthesis monooxygenase codes for MIALTHFETDAPDFESRAGTALAALAARPGYRRGSLGRSTDDTRAWVLLTEWEDVGSYRRALGNYEVKLHATPLLAEARDLPGGFEALLDAAPGGVVVARASDREPGW; via the coding sequence GTGATCGCGTTGACCCACTTCGAGACCGACGCGCCGGACTTCGAGTCGCGGGCGGGCACGGCGCTCGCGGCGCTGGCCGCGCGACCGGGCTATCGCCGCGGCAGCCTGGGCCGCTCCACGGACGACACGCGGGCGTGGGTGCTGCTGACCGAGTGGGAGGACGTCGGCTCCTACCGCCGCGCGCTCGGCAACTACGAGGTCAAGCTGCACGCGACTCCGTTGCTCGCCGAGGCCCGCGACCTGCCGGGCGGCTTCGAGGCCCTGCTGGACGCCGCCCCCGGCGGTGTCGTGGTGGCCCGGGCGAGCGACCGCGAGCCCGGCTGGTGA
- a CDS encoding fatty acid desaturase family protein, with translation MPYDENNPLYTLSEEQLESLGKELDALHDEVFAELGDVDAGYIRNMIKLQRRLVAASRGLLLFSRFKPAWVAGTAALSVAKILENMEIGHNVMHGQWDWMNDPNIHSSTWDWDTASPAAAWKHSHNYVHHTYTNVIGKDKDVGYEIFRVDPRQPWKPGYLFQPIGNVILMALFEWGVALHDLDFEQIKSGQKSRKQVWQELKAIGVKARRQILKDYIAYPGISAGANAAVALSSGGDAEAAARGAFKATLVADAVANVVRNVWSNVIIFCGHFPDQTFMFTEEEVANETRGGWYVRQMIGAANIDGGPLFHIMSGNLSYQVEHHLFPDMPSSRYQQIAPRVREICERYGLPYNTGPLRKQWGTVQRTILRLAFPGGGPRPKPGPYEMSAQEKADKQALEDRVPAFP, from the coding sequence ATGCCCTACGACGAGAACAACCCGCTGTACACATTGTCCGAGGAGCAGCTGGAGAGCCTGGGCAAGGAGCTCGACGCCCTCCACGACGAGGTGTTCGCCGAGCTCGGCGACGTCGACGCCGGCTACATCCGCAACATGATCAAGCTGCAACGCCGGCTCGTCGCGGCGTCGCGCGGCCTGCTGCTCTTCTCGCGCTTCAAGCCCGCCTGGGTCGCGGGCACGGCGGCGCTGTCGGTGGCCAAGATCCTCGAGAACATGGAGATCGGCCACAACGTCATGCACGGCCAGTGGGACTGGATGAACGACCCGAACATCCACTCCTCGACGTGGGACTGGGACACCGCCTCCCCCGCGGCCGCGTGGAAGCACTCGCACAACTACGTCCACCACACCTATACGAACGTCATCGGCAAGGACAAGGACGTCGGGTACGAGATCTTCCGGGTCGACCCGCGCCAGCCGTGGAAGCCGGGCTACCTCTTCCAGCCCATCGGCAACGTGATCCTGATGGCGCTCTTCGAGTGGGGGGTCGCGCTGCACGACCTCGACTTCGAACAGATCAAGAGCGGGCAGAAGTCCCGCAAGCAGGTCTGGCAGGAGCTCAAGGCCATCGGCGTCAAGGCGCGTCGTCAGATCCTCAAGGACTACATCGCCTACCCCGGCATCAGTGCCGGCGCGAACGCCGCCGTCGCGCTCTCGTCGGGCGGGGACGCCGAGGCCGCCGCGCGCGGCGCGTTCAAGGCGACGCTCGTCGCCGACGCCGTCGCCAACGTCGTGCGCAACGTGTGGTCGAACGTCATCATCTTCTGCGGCCACTTCCCCGACCAGACCTTCATGTTCACCGAGGAGGAGGTCGCGAACGAGACCCGGGGCGGGTGGTACGTCCGGCAGATGATCGGCGCCGCCAACATCGACGGCGGCCCGCTGTTCCACATCATGAGCGGCAACCTCTCCTACCAGGTCGAGCACCATCTCTTCCCGGACATGCCGAGCTCGCGCTACCAGCAGATCGCACCGCGGGTGCGCGAGATCTGCGAGCGCTACGGCCTGCCGTACAACACCGGGCCGCTGCGCAAGCAGTGGGGCACGGTGCAGCGCACCATCCTGCGGCTGGCCTTCCCCGGCGGCGGCCCCCGGCCCAAGCCCGGCCCCTACGAGATGTCGGCGCAGGAGAAGGCCGACAAGCAGGCTCTCGAGGACCGCGTTCCCGCGTTCCCGTAA
- a CDS encoding phosphatase PAP2 family protein produces the protein MTAPGARLGAAWTRSMRRLRPSWVTDDVLFGLRWGLVGVWVFALAWQIFVLDGVPWLRSDLLLWIAALLLACSIGRRSVFTVLIDFLPFAAVLVAYDYLRGFADTMGMPTWWHPQLEVDRFLFAGHEPTVWLQEHLKYPQPRWWDVLVSLCYFSFFFLPYVTAGVLWLRSRAGFYRWSLRFVATSFVGFALFALVPAAPPWAAANCSAAEVAGHPSAPDCMHHGKSYDGGLLGAFTTHRFGAGEYVERLSGRGFAELHLNLAANVVRVGQTSVDEVAAVPSLHLGGTMLFVLFLWPRVRRWWRPLLVAYPLLMTFSLVYSAEHYVSDCLAGALVAVGVHLAANRIERWRAGRRDVDTLEGCQPSTSPAPSRETTPSST, from the coding sequence GTGACGGCGCCCGGCGCGCGGCTGGGCGCGGCCTGGACCCGCTCGATGCGTCGGCTGCGGCCGTCGTGGGTCACCGACGACGTGCTCTTCGGGCTGCGGTGGGGGCTCGTCGGGGTATGGGTCTTCGCCCTGGCCTGGCAGATCTTCGTGCTCGACGGCGTCCCCTGGCTGCGCTCGGACCTGCTGCTGTGGATCGCCGCGCTGCTGCTGGCGTGCAGCATCGGCCGTCGCTCGGTGTTCACCGTCCTCATCGACTTCCTGCCCTTCGCCGCGGTGCTCGTCGCCTACGACTACCTGCGCGGCTTCGCCGACACGATGGGCATGCCGACCTGGTGGCACCCGCAGCTCGAGGTCGACCGGTTCCTGTTCGCCGGGCACGAGCCGACCGTCTGGCTGCAGGAGCACCTGAAGTACCCGCAGCCGCGGTGGTGGGACGTCCTCGTCTCGCTGTGCTACTTCTCGTTCTTCTTCCTGCCCTACGTCACCGCCGGCGTGCTCTGGCTGCGCAGCCGGGCCGGCTTCTACCGGTGGTCGCTGCGCTTCGTGGCGACGTCGTTCGTGGGCTTTGCGTTGTTCGCGCTCGTCCCCGCCGCGCCCCCGTGGGCGGCCGCGAACTGCAGCGCCGCCGAGGTGGCCGGTCATCCGTCGGCGCCGGACTGCATGCACCACGGCAAGTCCTACGACGGCGGCCTGCTCGGCGCCTTCACCACGCACCGCTTCGGTGCCGGCGAGTACGTCGAGCGCCTCTCCGGACGCGGCTTCGCCGAACTGCATCTGAATCTCGCCGCGAACGTCGTCCGGGTGGGGCAGACGAGCGTGGACGAGGTCGCGGCCGTGCCGTCGCTGCACCTCGGCGGCACCATGCTGTTCGTCCTGTTCCTGTGGCCCCGCGTGCGGCGGTGGTGGCGCCCGCTGCTGGTCGCGTACCCGCTGCTGATGACCTTCTCGTTGGTGTACTCGGCCGAGCACTACGTGTCGGACTGCCTGGCCGGGGCGCTCGTGGCCGTCGGTGTCCACCTCGCCGCGAACCGGATCGAGCGGTGGCGAGCCGGCCGCCGGGACGTCGATACGCTGGAGGGATGCCAGCCCTCGACCTCGCCAGCGCCGTCAAGAGAAACGACGCCGTCGTCAACCTGA
- the dusB gene encoding tRNA dihydrouridine synthase DusB, which produces MTVLAAAPLRYSERVAAAVPVVLAPMAGITNTAFRRLCREQMGDTPGLFVSEMITTRALVERNPKTLQLIEFRPDESPRSMQLYGVDPAVVGAAVRMIVDEDLADHVDLNFGCPVPKVTRKGGGAALPWRIGLFDDIVRAAVREARGLPVTVKMRVGIDAEHHTFREAGLRAQDAGVRHVALHGRTALEYYGGHADWDRIAELVELLDIPVLGNGDVWEADDAVRMVAETGCAGVVVGRGCLGRPWLFADLAAAFAGRAERVRPGLRLVAATMRRHAGLLADWQGEQRGVTEFRKHVAWYLKGFAVGGELRRSLAMTSTLAELDDELARLDLDQPFPEVVLGQPRGRTTAGRSVSLPEGWLATRDSRAVPAGAEVEGSGG; this is translated from the coding sequence ATGACCGTGCTGGCCGCCGCGCCGTTGCGCTACTCCGAGCGGGTGGCGGCGGCCGTTCCCGTCGTCCTCGCCCCGATGGCGGGCATCACCAACACTGCCTTCCGGCGGTTGTGCCGCGAGCAGATGGGCGACACCCCCGGCCTGTTCGTCAGCGAGATGATCACGACGCGCGCGCTGGTGGAGCGCAATCCCAAGACGCTGCAGCTGATCGAGTTCCGGCCCGACGAGAGCCCGCGCTCCATGCAGCTCTACGGCGTCGACCCGGCCGTGGTCGGCGCGGCGGTGCGGATGATCGTCGACGAGGACCTCGCCGACCACGTCGACCTCAACTTCGGCTGCCCGGTCCCGAAGGTCACGCGCAAGGGCGGGGGAGCGGCCCTGCCGTGGCGCATCGGGCTCTTCGACGACATCGTGCGTGCCGCCGTCCGTGAGGCGCGCGGCCTGCCCGTCACCGTCAAGATGCGGGTGGGCATCGACGCCGAGCACCATACGTTCCGCGAGGCAGGGCTCCGCGCGCAGGACGCCGGGGTCCGCCACGTCGCCCTGCACGGGCGTACCGCGTTGGAGTACTACGGCGGTCACGCCGACTGGGACCGCATCGCCGAGCTCGTCGAGCTGCTCGACATCCCGGTGCTGGGCAACGGCGACGTCTGGGAGGCCGACGACGCCGTCCGCATGGTGGCCGAGACCGGCTGCGCGGGCGTGGTCGTCGGGCGCGGCTGCCTCGGCCGGCCGTGGCTGTTCGCCGACCTCGCCGCCGCCTTCGCCGGTCGCGCCGAGCGGGTACGGCCCGGGCTGCGGCTCGTCGCCGCGACCATGCGCCGCCACGCCGGGCTGCTGGCGGACTGGCAGGGCGAGCAGCGGGGCGTGACCGAGTTCCGCAAGCACGTGGCCTGGTACCTCAAGGGCTTCGCCGTGGGCGGCGAGCTGCGGCGATCGCTCGCGATGACCTCGACGCTGGCCGAGCTCGACGACGAGCTCGCCCGCCTCGACCTCGACCAGCCCTTCCCCGAGGTCGTGCTCGGCCAGCCGCGCGGGCGCACGACGGCGGGCCGCTCGGTCTCGTTGCCCGAGGGCTGGCTGGCGACCCGGGACTCCCGGGCGGTGCCGGCGGGCGCGGAGGTCGAAGGCAGCGGCGGCTGA
- a CDS encoding type II toxin-antitoxin system VapB family antitoxin produces the protein MTRTNIELDDRLVQNVMRRYGVKTKREAVDVALRRASIEPMTVEEMLAMQGTGWGDGELELEDVRPGYVPWDD, from the coding sequence ATGACGCGCACCAACATCGAACTCGACGACCGCTTGGTGCAGAACGTCATGCGCCGCTACGGCGTGAAGACCAAGCGCGAAGCAGTCGACGTCGCCTTGCGGCGCGCGTCAATCGAGCCCATGACCGTCGAAGAGATGCTGGCGATGCAGGGCACTGGTTGGGGCGACGGCGAGCTCGAGCTGGAGGACGTGCGCCCGGGCTACGTGCCCTGGGACGACTGA
- a CDS encoding ferredoxin reductase, with amino-acid sequence MVETGATPKVSFVRRQVSRIGRVLTSPLLPDDYFALVRPTWSTRELTGTIVRTQQEAGGATTVVVKPNFVVEPHLSGQYLRIGLEIDGIRHWRAYSITSDPDHPDGLLSVTVKDTEGGTVSPVFNGRVRAGQRVYLGDIEGEFTLPDPLPEQLLFVSAGSGITPIMSMLRELDRRDRMGREGEVVHVHSSRTKDEMIFGTMLRDLADRREGYRLIEVHTEHEDRLGADDLDRHCPDWRERHTFLSGPRELIDAVEERFEAEDVVDRLHTERFQPVIGNGGGDGSGGTVHYRVSDAQGECGPGVSILVGGEEAGVDLAFGCRMGICHTCVGRLQDGAVRDIRTGNVENANGQMIRVCINAPEGHVEIDL; translated from the coding sequence ATGGTCGAGACCGGAGCCACGCCCAAGGTGTCGTTCGTACGGCGCCAGGTGTCGCGGATCGGCCGCGTGCTGACCAGTCCCTTGCTGCCCGACGACTACTTCGCCCTGGTTCGCCCCACCTGGTCCACCCGCGAGCTCACCGGGACGATCGTGCGCACGCAGCAGGAGGCCGGTGGCGCCACCACCGTCGTCGTCAAGCCGAACTTCGTCGTCGAGCCGCACCTGTCCGGCCAGTACCTGCGCATCGGCCTGGAGATCGACGGCATCCGGCACTGGCGGGCGTACTCCATCACCTCCGACCCCGACCATCCCGACGGGCTGCTGAGCGTCACGGTGAAGGACACCGAGGGCGGCACGGTGTCACCGGTCTTCAACGGCCGGGTCCGTGCCGGGCAACGGGTGTACCTCGGCGACATCGAGGGCGAGTTCACCCTGCCCGATCCGCTGCCCGAGCAGCTGCTGTTCGTCTCGGCCGGCAGCGGCATCACCCCGATCATGAGCATGCTGCGCGAGCTCGACCGGCGCGACCGCATGGGGCGCGAGGGCGAGGTCGTCCACGTGCACAGCAGCCGCACCAAGGACGAGATGATCTTCGGCACGATGCTGCGCGACCTCGCCGACCGCCGCGAAGGGTACCGGCTCATCGAGGTCCACACCGAGCACGAGGACCGCCTCGGTGCCGACGACCTCGACCGGCACTGCCCCGACTGGCGCGAGCGCCACACCTTCCTGTCCGGCCCGCGCGAGCTGATCGACGCCGTCGAGGAGCGCTTCGAGGCCGAGGACGTCGTCGACCGCCTGCATACCGAACGCTTCCAGCCCGTCATCGGCAACGGGGGCGGCGACGGCTCCGGCGGCACCGTCCACTACCGCGTGTCGGACGCCCAGGGCGAGTGCGGCCCCGGCGTCTCCATCCTCGTCGGCGGCGAGGAGGCCGGCGTCGACCTCGCCTTCGGCTGTCGCATGGGCATCTGCCACACCTGCGTCGGCCGGCTGCAGGACGGCGCCGTGCGCGACATCCGCACCGGCAACGTCGAGAACGCGAACGGCCAGATGATCCGAGTCTGCATCAACGCCCCCGAGGGGCACGTCGAGATCGACCTGTGA
- a CDS encoding helix-turn-helix transcriptional regulator, translated as MKSSRLLSLLLLLQTHQRTTTAELARRLEVSRRTVLRDVASLAAAGVPVYAERGRHGGIVLLAGARLNAAHLDPGEIEALRLTGLDRDRLAQLGLHAAAEQAGRKLAARGAPPGPGASLADLVVVDNAGWTQPRGATDAADLAEALRLGRRLRIAYRRSGEPAPTRELVDPYGLAAKAGRWYLVADVAGAPRLFALARLTSYELTSEPSRPRAGQTLASVWEALRARSDDRGNVRVRAWLRADRLDLARRVLGSRLVDEGRVEDDRQLVTVAYESVEGVRQLLQFGDHVEVLDPPEARRRVAELAADLARRHAADPAPS; from the coding sequence GTGAAGTCGTCCCGGTTGCTGTCCCTGTTGTTGCTGCTGCAGACCCACCAGCGCACGACGACGGCCGAGCTGGCGCGGCGGCTCGAGGTCTCGCGCCGGACCGTGCTGCGCGACGTGGCGTCGCTCGCCGCCGCCGGCGTCCCGGTGTACGCCGAACGGGGGCGGCACGGCGGCATCGTCCTGCTCGCCGGCGCCCGCCTCAACGCCGCCCACCTCGATCCCGGCGAGATCGAGGCGCTGCGCCTCACCGGCCTCGACCGCGACCGGCTGGCCCAGCTCGGCCTGCACGCCGCCGCGGAGCAGGCCGGGCGCAAGCTCGCCGCGCGCGGGGCCCCACCGGGGCCGGGGGCCTCGCTGGCCGATCTCGTCGTCGTCGACAACGCCGGGTGGACGCAGCCACGCGGCGCCACCGACGCCGCCGACCTCGCCGAGGCGTTGCGGCTCGGTCGCCGGCTGCGGATCGCCTACCGCCGCAGCGGCGAGCCCGCGCCGACCCGCGAGCTCGTCGACCCCTACGGGCTCGCCGCCAAGGCGGGACGCTGGTACCTGGTGGCCGACGTCGCCGGCGCCCCGCGCCTGTTCGCACTCGCCCGGCTGACGTCCTACGAGCTGACGAGCGAGCCGTCGCGTCCGCGCGCGGGGCAGACCCTCGCGAGCGTCTGGGAGGCCCTACGCGCGCGGTCCGACGATCGCGGGAACGTCCGCGTGCGCGCGTGGCTGCGCGCCGACCGCCTCGACCTGGCCCGCCGGGTCCTCGGCTCGCGGCTGGTCGACGAGGGGCGGGTCGAGGACGACCGACAGCTGGTGACCGTCGCGTACGAGAGCGTCGAGGGTGTGCGTCAGCTGCTGCAGTTCGGCGACCACGTCGAGGTTCTGGACCCGCCCGAGGCACGCCGGCGGGTCGCCGAGCTGGCGGCCGACCTCGCCCGCCGACACGCCGCCGACCCGGCCCCGAGCTGA
- a CDS encoding VOC family protein, which translates to MPAPNLFLVYVQDARAATAFYGELFGIAPTFTSPRYVAFEVAPGVLFAVWTGHREHATPATPRTSEVGLMVTGGAAEVDAIHDRWVATGVTVIEEPHDDVFGRTFVIADPDGNLVRVSPVD; encoded by the coding sequence GTGCCCGCACCCAACCTGTTCCTCGTGTACGTGCAGGACGCCCGGGCGGCGACCGCGTTCTACGGCGAGCTGTTCGGCATCGCCCCGACGTTCACCAGCCCCCGCTACGTCGCCTTCGAGGTCGCGCCGGGGGTGCTGTTCGCGGTGTGGACGGGCCACCGCGAGCACGCCACCCCGGCGACGCCACGGACGAGCGAGGTCGGCCTGATGGTCACCGGGGGCGCTGCCGAGGTCGACGCGATCCACGACCGGTGGGTGGCCACCGGCGTGACGGTCATCGAGGAGCCGCACGACGACGTGTTCGGTCGGACGTTCGTGATCGCCGACCCCGACGGCAACCTGGTGCGCGTGTCGCCCGTGGACTGA